A genomic window from Litoreibacter janthinus includes:
- a CDS encoding FAD-binding oxidoreductase, translated as MTLLDNLREIVGDAHVLLDGDTSKYDHDWTGNYRATPIAVVRPASTEEVSAVVKACAATKTAIVPVSGNTSLAGGTYAKDAVMISMERLNQIREIRPDARIAIVGAGAVLSSIHDAVDAHNLVFPLTFGAKGSAMIGGALSTNAGGSNVVRYGSTRGLCLGLEVVMPDGQIMNLMSELHKDNSGYDLKDLMIGAEGTLGLITSAVLKLFPKPRAYATAMVAVPDFPDALTLLNDLQAATGGLVEAFEYMDALYVTDHLTMFPKARAPFENRHDINIMVEVGATAPSLADQLPDGTVPVVTLLENTLAQMMEDGRVVDAVVAQNEAQRREMWERREAAGEVMLIRKPMINNDICVPVDKVADFFQRIDARLATLDPDSLHTSVSHLGDGNIHFLMFPTKGDPQHIDLLTETVENVVLSLGGSFSAEHGIGLTKKPSMARRKDKVALAVMRAVKAAIDPDNIMNPGKVLPQTN; from the coding sequence ATGACACTGCTTGATAATCTGCGCGAAATCGTGGGCGACGCCCATGTCCTGCTTGATGGCGATACTTCGAAGTATGACCATGACTGGACTGGCAATTATCGCGCGACACCCATTGCAGTTGTGCGTCCTGCCTCCACCGAAGAAGTCAGCGCCGTGGTCAAAGCCTGTGCTGCGACGAAAACCGCAATCGTTCCCGTTTCCGGAAACACGTCCCTTGCGGGCGGAACCTATGCCAAAGATGCAGTGATGATATCGATGGAGCGGTTGAACCAGATCCGCGAAATCCGTCCCGATGCGCGCATAGCGATTGTGGGTGCGGGGGCAGTGCTGTCGTCGATCCATGACGCAGTGGACGCTCATAATCTGGTGTTCCCGCTGACGTTCGGCGCGAAAGGGTCTGCGATGATTGGCGGCGCGCTCAGCACTAATGCCGGTGGCTCGAACGTCGTGCGCTATGGCTCGACGCGCGGTCTGTGTCTTGGGTTGGAAGTCGTGATGCCGGACGGACAGATCATGAACTTGATGAGCGAATTGCACAAAGACAACTCCGGCTACGACTTGAAAGACTTGATGATTGGCGCCGAAGGCACATTGGGCTTGATCACCTCTGCAGTTTTGAAACTTTTCCCAAAGCCGCGCGCCTATGCCACGGCGATGGTCGCGGTTCCGGACTTTCCCGATGCGCTGACCTTGCTGAATGACCTGCAAGCCGCAACAGGCGGTTTGGTCGAGGCATTTGAGTACATGGATGCGCTTTACGTGACTGACCACCTGACGATGTTCCCCAAAGCCCGCGCGCCCTTCGAGAACCGCCACGACATCAACATTATGGTAGAGGTAGGCGCGACAGCGCCAAGCCTTGCTGACCAACTTCCCGACGGCACCGTTCCGGTGGTTACCCTGTTAGAGAACACTCTGGCACAGATGATGGAAGACGGTCGGGTCGTCGACGCGGTTGTCGCCCAAAACGAAGCGCAACGGCGCGAGATGTGGGAACGTCGCGAGGCGGCGGGCGAGGTGATGCTGATCCGCAAGCCAATGATCAACAATGACATCTGCGTTCCCGTGGATAAGGTCGCGGACTTTTTCCAGCGGATCGATGCGAGGTTGGCGACCCTAGATCCCGATTCACTGCACACATCAGTCAGCCATCTCGGCGACGGGAATATTCACTTTTTGATGTTCCCCACCAAAGGCGACCCGCAGCATATCGACCTGCTGACCGAAACCGTAGAGAATGTGGTTCTGTCACTTGGTGGCAGCTTTTCGGCCGAACACGGAATTGGGCTAACCAAGAAGCCATCAATGGCCCGCCGCAAAGACAAGGTGGCGCTGGCGGTCATGCGCGCGGTGAAGGCTGCCATTGACCCCGATAACATCATGAATCCCGGAAAGGTCCTGCCGCAAACGAACTGA
- a CDS encoding membrane dipeptidase produces the protein MRSPVIDNLQYVNWSETAFRQLRLGGVDAIHVTIAYHESFREAVLNVSQWNRWFEQYPDLIVRGTSAACVRHAMETGRTAVFFGFQNPSPIEDDIGLIEVWHQLGVRFMQLTYNNQSLLATGCYEDDDSGLTRFGKQAVEEMNRVGMVVDMSHSGDRSTLEAIEHSRRPIAITHANPKWWHNALRNKSDDVLKALTGSGGMLGFSMYPHHLKDGPNCTLVSFCEMIAEAATRYGVQNLGIGSDLCQDQPDSVVTWMRNGRWSKQMDYGEGSADHAGFPPQPDWFADNRDMPNLTEGLRKVGFSELEVEGIMGANWLRFYEASFGPEA, from the coding sequence ATGAGATCGCCTGTTATTGACAACCTTCAATATGTGAACTGGTCAGAGACCGCGTTTCGCCAGCTTCGGCTGGGCGGTGTTGACGCGATCCATGTCACCATTGCCTACCACGAAAGCTTTCGAGAAGCGGTGCTGAACGTCTCGCAGTGGAACCGCTGGTTTGAGCAATACCCGGACCTGATAGTGCGCGGCACCTCGGCGGCTTGCGTGCGGCACGCCATGGAAACAGGACGAACTGCCGTGTTCTTCGGGTTCCAAAATCCGTCACCGATCGAAGATGACATTGGGCTGATCGAGGTTTGGCATCAGCTTGGCGTCCGCTTCATGCAGCTAACCTATAACAACCAGTCTTTGCTGGCGACGGGTTGCTACGAGGACGATGACTCGGGGCTGACACGTTTCGGCAAGCAAGCCGTTGAAGAGATGAACCGCGTTGGAATGGTGGTCGATATGAGCCACTCTGGCGACCGCTCCACGCTTGAAGCGATTGAACATTCCCGCCGTCCTATTGCGATTACCCATGCGAACCCGAAATGGTGGCACAATGCGTTGCGCAACAAATCCGACGACGTGCTGAAGGCGCTAACTGGCTCGGGTGGGATGCTGGGATTTTCGATGTATCCGCACCATTTGAAGGACGGGCCGAACTGCACCTTGGTCAGCTTTTGCGAGATGATTGCGGAGGCGGCGACGCGCTATGGCGTCCAGAACTTGGGGATTGGCTCTGACCTGTGTCAGGACCAACCCGACAGCGTGGTGACTTGGATGCGCAACGGCCGCTGGTCAAAGCAGATGGATTACGGCGAAGGGTCTGCAGATCATGCAGGCTTTCCACCCCAGCCTGACTGGTTTGCCGACAATCGAGATATGCCGAACCTGACAGAAGGTCTGCGCAAGGTCGGCTTCTCGGAACTGGAGGTCGAGGGCATTATGGGCGCAAATTGGCTTCGATTTTATGAGGCGTCATTCGGGCCCGAAGCATGA
- a CDS encoding aldose epimerase family protein, which produces MKFGEMPDGSEVSRHRIEGGGLVAHVLSFGAAVQELTLSGHEAPLTLGFEDLASYLVDDSYFGAIVGRCANRIGQGQFKIDGTAYQVDRNFEGRHHLHGGSEGAGRRNWIVESVAQDRITLRLDLADGEMGYPGNMTARCTYACLDGGVLDVRLEAKTEAPTVCNFAHHSYWNLDGGPTTRDHVMQINADSMTDVDYDFIPTGQSRDVTGTRYDFRVERPIHDEVFIDNNLCLSDERQALRRIGSLRSLKSGVSMEIRSTEPGLQVYDGFKLAPASRGLGGRVYEANAGIALEPQLWPDAINQEGFPNAILRPGETYSQQTQFSFSKGNAL; this is translated from the coding sequence GTGAAATTTGGAGAGATGCCCGACGGAAGCGAAGTCTCGCGGCATCGCATCGAGGGCGGCGGCCTTGTGGCGCATGTCCTGTCCTTCGGGGCCGCGGTGCAGGAGCTAACCCTGTCAGGGCACGAAGCGCCGCTGACGCTGGGATTCGAAGACCTCGCGTCCTATCTGGTGGACGACTCCTATTTTGGCGCGATCGTCGGTCGCTGCGCCAACCGGATTGGTCAAGGGCAGTTCAAGATTGACGGCACGGCTTATCAGGTCGACCGCAATTTCGAGGGCAGGCACCATCTGCATGGCGGATCCGAGGGTGCTGGTCGGCGTAACTGGATCGTTGAGTCCGTCGCGCAGGATCGCATCACGTTACGTCTTGATCTGGCGGATGGTGAAATGGGCTATCCAGGCAATATGACCGCCCGTTGCACCTACGCTTGCTTGGACGGTGGGGTTCTCGATGTAAGGCTTGAGGCGAAAACGGAAGCCCCGACAGTGTGCAATTTCGCGCATCATTCCTATTGGAATTTGGATGGCGGTCCGACAACGCGAGACCATGTTATGCAGATCAATGCGGACAGTATGACCGACGTTGATTATGATTTTATCCCGACAGGTCAAAGCCGTGACGTGACCGGAACGCGTTATGATTTTAGGGTCGAGCGGCCCATTCATGACGAGGTCTTCATCGACAACAACCTGTGCCTCTCTGATGAGCGGCAGGCCCTGCGCCGGATCGGGTCCTTACGCTCGCTGAAGTCCGGCGTGTCAATGGAGATACGCTCGACGGAGCCCGGTCTTCAGGTCTATGATGGCTTCAAGCTGGCGCCTGCCTCACGCGGCCTTGGTGGTCGGGTTTACGAGGCCAATGCAGGCATTGCGCTGGAGCCGCAACTTTGGCCAGATGCCATCAATCAAGAGGGTTTTCCAAACGCGATCCTGCGCCCCGGAGAGACCTATTCACAACAGACGCAATTTTCGTTTTCCAAAGGTAACGCACTATGA
- a CDS encoding HAD family hydrolase, with protein MVHKITTIGFDADDTLWQNEEFFRLTQDLFYDLLKDYADPEHLAGRLLQSERKNLGHYGFGIKGFMLSMIETAIEVTDQKVPASVIQQIVEAGQEMLRHPIHLLPHAQDAVEALGRDFRLVLITKGDLLDQERKLAQSGLGEMFDAVEIVADKTPQTYIRAFMRHGNGPDRAVMVGNSMKSDVVPAIEAGGWGVHVPAKFEWEIEKAEAPVEHPRFRVLRNLSELQPLISELA; from the coding sequence ATGGTTCACAAGATCACGACAATCGGTTTCGATGCCGATGATACCCTATGGCAGAACGAGGAATTCTTCCGCCTGACCCAAGACCTTTTCTATGACTTGCTCAAGGATTACGCGGATCCGGAACATCTGGCGGGCCGTCTTCTGCAATCCGAACGCAAAAATCTAGGCCATTACGGATTCGGTATCAAAGGCTTCATGCTGTCGATGATCGAGACAGCGATTGAGGTGACGGATCAAAAGGTGCCGGCTTCGGTCATTCAGCAGATTGTCGAGGCGGGTCAGGAGATGCTGCGCCATCCGATCCATTTGCTTCCGCATGCACAAGACGCGGTTGAAGCACTTGGGCGCGACTTTCGCTTGGTGTTGATTACCAAAGGTGACCTTTTGGACCAAGAGCGCAAGCTGGCGCAATCAGGTCTGGGAGAGATGTTCGACGCGGTAGAAATCGTAGCTGACAAAACGCCCCAGACCTATATCCGCGCCTTCATGCGCCACGGAAACGGACCTGACCGTGCGGTGATGGTGGGCAATTCCATGAAATCCGACGTGGTGCCCGCAATTGAGGCGGGGGGGTGGGGCGTGCATGTTCCAGCCAAGTTCGAATGGGAGATCGAAAAGGCGGAGGCCCCTGTGGAGCATCCACGATTTCGGGTCCTGCGCAACCTGAGCGAACTGCAGCCGTTAATTTCAGAACTTGCGTGA
- a CDS encoding SDR family NAD(P)-dependent oxidoreductase: MSFSIAGKTAIITGAANGVGLAIARHFIAEGANVMMADRDEEQLRAEMGDVAGEDSTARIFSCDLREKLSQANLLSATIDAFDRVDILVNASRQVMPTDPLDDEDDSVEHLLQQNLMSGLRLSQLIAKRMIKQAEDAEEGEMAGSIVNLSSIAARRSRPGLMGYSISCAALDQMTRTMAIALAPHHIRVNAVAFGSVMSASLKNSLKATVDLRDDIVAHTPMGRIAPATEVADAVQFLCSPGSSFITGEIMTVDGGRALLDPVGTAAH, from the coding sequence ATGTCGTTTTCCATCGCAGGCAAGACCGCAATTATCACCGGTGCCGCCAATGGCGTCGGTCTGGCCATCGCCCGCCACTTCATTGCAGAGGGTGCCAACGTGATGATGGCCGATCGCGACGAAGAGCAGCTCCGCGCTGAAATGGGCGATGTCGCTGGCGAGGATAGCACTGCTCGCATCTTCTCGTGCGACCTCCGCGAGAAGCTCAGTCAGGCAAATCTGCTCTCCGCGACCATCGATGCATTTGACCGCGTGGATATTCTTGTGAACGCCTCCCGTCAGGTGATGCCCACGGATCCGTTGGATGACGAAGACGACTCGGTCGAGCATCTGCTGCAACAGAACCTGATGTCGGGCCTGCGACTGAGCCAGTTGATTGCGAAACGCATGATCAAACAAGCCGAAGACGCCGAAGAAGGTGAAATGGCCGGCTCCATCGTAAACCTGTCTTCTATCGCTGCACGCCGGTCGCGCCCCGGTTTGATGGGGTATTCGATCTCTTGCGCTGCACTGGACCAGATGACGCGCACAATGGCCATCGCGCTTGCGCCGCACCACATCCGCGTCAATGCCGTGGCCTTCGGCTCTGTCATGAGCGCCAGCCTGAAAAACTCGCTGAAGGCAACGGTAGACCTGCGCGATGATATCGTTGCCCACACACCGATGGGCCGGATCGCCCCTGCCACCGAAGTGGCAGACGCTGTTCAGTTTCTATGCTCTCCCGGCTCCAGCTTTATCACCGGCGAGATCATGACAGTTGACGGCGGTCGCGCCCTTCTGGATCCGGTTGGCACCGCCGCTCACTAG
- a CDS encoding 2-dehydro-3-deoxygalactonokinase: protein MSEEITYPDWIAVDWGTSNLRVWAMTAEGEVLAENGSDQGMSDVAPDEFEVTLLSHIALWLGSGQTPVIACGMVGSRQGWGEAPYRAVPTTPLGTLHTIPCRDRRIAMHILPGLKQERSADVMRGEETQIAGYLADNPEYDGILCLPGTHTKWAHISAGEVVSFQTFMTGEMFDLLSHQSVLRHSIGDGGGLDHEAFVGAIADTISRPEAVATQLFKVRAVDLLYGADPSVSRARLSGVLLGLELAAARPYWLGQPVVLIGTPALNTLYAKALSAQGFEPAACDANEATLKGLFAAYRELVA from the coding sequence ATGTCTGAAGAGATTACATATCCCGACTGGATTGCCGTCGATTGGGGGACCTCAAATCTGCGGGTTTGGGCGATGACCGCCGAAGGGGAAGTTCTGGCCGAAAACGGGTCGGATCAAGGGATGTCCGATGTGGCGCCGGACGAATTCGAGGTAACTTTACTGTCGCATATCGCGCTCTGGCTCGGCAGCGGGCAAACACCTGTGATTGCCTGCGGTATGGTCGGCTCTCGCCAAGGCTGGGGTGAAGCGCCCTATCGCGCTGTTCCCACCACGCCTTTGGGCACGCTCCACACCATACCCTGCCGCGATCGCCGTATCGCGATGCATATTCTACCCGGTCTTAAGCAAGAGCGATCTGCCGATGTCATGCGCGGCGAGGAAACCCAGATCGCGGGTTATCTTGCCGACAATCCTGAATATGACGGCATCTTGTGCCTTCCCGGAACGCATACGAAATGGGCACATATCAGTGCCGGTGAAGTCGTGTCTTTTCAGACCTTCATGACCGGTGAGATGTTTGACCTGCTCAGCCACCAATCAGTGCTGCGCCATTCCATCGGCGATGGCGGCGGTCTGGATCACGAGGCATTCGTAGGCGCCATCGCGGACACCATAAGCCGCCCCGAAGCCGTCGCCACACAACTGTTCAAAGTCCGCGCTGTTGACCTGCTGTATGGGGCAGACCCATCCGTCTCGCGGGCGCGATTGTCAGGCGTGTTGCTCGGTTTGGAACTGGCAGCGGCACGGCCCTATTGGTTGGGTCAGCCTGTTGTTCTGATCGGCACCCCTGCGCTAAACACGCTTTACGCCAAAGCGCTCTCTGCCCAAGGGTTCGAACCCGCAGCTTGCGACGCCAATGAAGCAACCCTGAAGGGGTTGTTCGCCGCTTATAGGGAGCTTGTGGCATGA
- the clpS gene encoding ATP-dependent Clp protease adapter ClpS, translated as MSDNDDDSEGSTSVATKTKPKTKRPPLYKVMLLNDDYTPMEFVVLVLERFFGLNHAQSVEIMLTVHKKGLAVVGVFAFEIAETKVAQVMDFARRNQHPLQCTMEKE; from the coding sequence ATGTCTGACAACGATGACGATTCCGAGGGCAGCACCTCGGTCGCCACAAAGACGAAGCCAAAGACCAAGCGTCCTCCTCTGTATAAGGTGATGCTACTCAACGACGACTATACCCCGATGGAGTTTGTCGTTCTGGTTCTGGAGCGATTCTTCGGCCTCAATCACGCCCAGTCGGTAGAGATTATGCTGACCGTGCACAAAAAAGGGCTCGCCGTTGTCGGCGTGTTCGCTTTTGAAATTGCTGAAACCAAAGTGGCGCAGGTAATGGATTTCGCCCGCCGCAACCAGCATCCGCTGCAATGCACGATGGAGAAAGAGTAG
- a CDS encoding class I SAM-dependent methyltransferase: MTDTRFSLALAQELLSLPDGALAVLNASGDSDMSFAAADRLHLSQSFYPDHKALASRGFSVTVTAETPVAASLVMCHRSKPATFDLLAQAVNLTQAGGIVAVEGAKTDGVESVLKAVRARFGGVEVYSKAHGKLFWFTRPDTQPDLTDWTAKPITLESGFVTYPGVFSADGVDKGSALLAQHLPDFKGPVADLGAGWGYFSRKILSSEGVKSLDLVEADHHALEAAKLNITDPRATFHWGDVTYHVGSNYAAVVSNPPFHVGRKPAPELGQMFIRRAADMLMPKGQFWMVANRNLPYEQTLNERFGQVDTIAQTAGFKVICARRPMTTSQSTRTKR, translated from the coding sequence ATGACAGATACCCGCTTTTCCTTGGCTCTAGCACAAGAACTGCTGAGCCTTCCCGATGGTGCGCTTGCCGTGCTGAACGCGTCTGGCGACAGCGACATGTCTTTCGCGGCAGCCGATCGCCTGCACCTCAGCCAAAGCTTTTACCCAGATCACAAAGCTTTGGCCTCGCGCGGTTTCTCGGTCACCGTCACGGCAGAGACCCCTGTCGCTGCCAGTCTGGTGATGTGTCATCGCTCCAAGCCCGCGACGTTCGACCTGCTGGCTCAAGCCGTGAACCTGACCCAAGCGGGAGGCATCGTCGCTGTTGAGGGCGCGAAGACCGACGGTGTTGAATCCGTACTCAAGGCTGTTCGTGCGCGGTTCGGCGGCGTGGAGGTCTATTCCAAGGCTCACGGTAAGCTGTTCTGGTTCACGCGTCCCGACACGCAGCCCGACCTGACTGACTGGACGGCCAAACCCATCACCCTTGAAAGCGGTTTTGTCACCTATCCCGGGGTGTTTTCCGCAGATGGCGTGGACAAAGGCTCTGCGCTGCTGGCCCAACATCTGCCAGACTTCAAAGGCCCCGTGGCTGATCTCGGCGCGGGCTGGGGATATTTTTCGCGCAAAATCCTGTCCTCGGAGGGCGTCAAATCGCTCGACCTTGTCGAGGCTGACCATCACGCCTTGGAGGCCGCTAAGCTCAACATCACCGATCCCCGCGCTACATTCCACTGGGGCGACGTGACGTATCATGTCGGCAGCAACTACGCTGCAGTGGTTTCCAACCCGCCGTTTCATGTCGGTCGCAAACCTGCGCCGGAGCTGGGGCAGATGTTTATCCGACGCGCGGCCGACATGCTGATGCCAAAGGGCCAATTCTGGATGGTTGCCAACCGCAACTTGCCCTACGAGCAAACCCTCAACGAACGTTTCGGCCAAGTTGACACAATCGCCCAAACAGCGGGCTTCAAAGTGATCTGCGCCCGCCGCCCGATGACGACTTCGCAAAGCACTCGCACGAAGCGCTGA
- a CDS encoding NAD-dependent succinate-semialdehyde dehydrogenase, which produces MSYSKYLKEANFIGGSWVGADSGDTIDVTNPATGEVIGTVPACGDVETRRAIDAAAEAFDGLAGMPLMERVGLLWKLHDALMDNQKSLAELLTVEMGKPMAEAMGEIGIGAQYVRWFAEEVRRAKGEIVPAPSNGRRFLVTKHPVGVVGMITPWNFPSSMLARKIAPALAVGCTVVAKPATATPYSGLAWGALAEEVGYPKGAVNVLTGSARKIGGAIMDDPRVRKVTFTGSTEVGKELIRQSADTVKKLSMELGGNAPFLVFDDADVDAAVSGAMVSKFRNSGQTCVCANRIYVQDGVYDAFVEKLKIAVENLKVGDGREAGVEQGPLIDMDAVEKVEEFIADAKTKGGTVVTGGSRHGNGHSFFEPTIVTEATQDMKFAKEEIFGPLAPVFRFTDEDDAIAWANDTDFGLASYAYTRDIGRIFKLNEKLQYGMIGINSGLITTVEAPFGGVKESGLGKEGGSQGLEDYQDVKYTAVDF; this is translated from the coding sequence ATGAGCTATTCGAAATATCTGAAAGAGGCCAATTTCATCGGAGGCAGTTGGGTCGGCGCTGACAGTGGCGACACGATTGATGTGACGAACCCCGCAACAGGCGAGGTGATTGGCACGGTTCCAGCCTGCGGAGACGTTGAAACGCGCCGCGCGATCGATGCCGCGGCAGAGGCGTTTGACGGCTTGGCTGGTATGCCTTTGATGGAGCGCGTTGGGCTCCTGTGGAAGCTTCATGACGCGTTAATGGATAACCAGAAGTCGCTGGCTGAACTGCTGACCGTGGAAATGGGCAAGCCGATGGCTGAGGCGATGGGCGAAATCGGGATCGGCGCGCAATATGTGCGCTGGTTCGCCGAAGAAGTCCGTCGGGCCAAGGGTGAGATTGTGCCCGCGCCGAGCAATGGCCGCCGTTTCTTGGTCACCAAACATCCGGTTGGGGTGGTTGGCATGATAACCCCTTGGAATTTCCCGTCGTCAATGCTGGCCCGCAAGATTGCTCCGGCCTTGGCTGTCGGCTGCACCGTGGTCGCCAAGCCTGCAACTGCGACGCCCTATAGCGGACTGGCATGGGGCGCGTTGGCGGAAGAGGTCGGCTATCCGAAGGGGGCGGTCAACGTGCTCACCGGTTCCGCCCGCAAAATCGGTGGGGCAATTATGGACGACCCGCGCGTTCGCAAAGTGACGTTCACCGGCTCAACCGAGGTTGGCAAAGAGCTGATCCGCCAATCGGCTGACACGGTGAAAAAGCTCTCCATGGAGCTTGGCGGCAACGCCCCCTTCTTGGTGTTCGATGACGCCGATGTGGACGCCGCAGTGTCGGGCGCGATGGTGTCGAAATTCCGCAACTCTGGCCAAACCTGCGTCTGCGCAAACCGCATCTATGTGCAAGACGGCGTATATGACGCGTTCGTCGAGAAGCTGAAAATTGCGGTTGAGAACCTCAAGGTAGGAGACGGTCGCGAAGCAGGGGTTGAGCAAGGCCCACTGATTGACATGGATGCGGTGGAGAAGGTTGAAGAGTTCATTGCTGACGCCAAAACCAAGGGCGGCACAGTCGTCACGGGCGGCAGCCGTCATGGCAACGGTCATAGCTTCTTTGAGCCAACGATTGTGACTGAGGCCACGCAGGATATGAAATTCGCCAAAGAGGAGATCTTTGGACCGCTGGCGCCTGTATTCCGGTTCACGGATGAGGATGACGCGATTGCATGGGCGAACGACACAGATTTCGGTTTGGCGTCCTATGCTTACACCCGCGACATTGGCCGTATCTTCAAGTTGAACGAGAAGCTTCAGTACGGGATGATCGGCATCAACTCTGGCCTGATCACCACCGTTGAAGCGCCGTTTGGCGGGGTCAAGGAAAGTGGTCTTGGCAAAGAGGGCGGTAGCCAAGGACTCGAAGACTATCAGGACGTCAAATACACTGCCGTGGATTTCTGA
- a CDS encoding SMP-30/gluconolactonase/LRE family protein, which translates to MIHDDRACILGEGAFWHPELNKLFWCDIIGRRLLCDDGNEWAFDEHISAIGWITETLLIIAGETSLFTFDLGTLAKTKLVDLEADNSVTRSNDGRVDPYGGFWIGTMGKNAELDAGAIYRYYKGELRRLFAPITISNAICFSPDGGSAYFTDTYFSRVMQVALDHDGWPRGAPTRFVDLSEESLNPDGAITTDDGDVLIALWGAAKVAQYGPNGVLKGSFSMPSDHITCPALGGPDMTTLFATSALQGLSAAKRHAQPDAGKTYAIETLLRGLPAPQFIL; encoded by the coding sequence ATGATACATGACGATCGCGCCTGCATTCTGGGCGAAGGTGCCTTTTGGCACCCCGAACTAAACAAGCTTTTTTGGTGCGATATCATCGGGCGTCGGTTGCTGTGCGACGACGGGAACGAATGGGCGTTTGACGAACACATCTCGGCAATCGGCTGGATCACAGAGACCTTGTTGATCATCGCCGGCGAGACATCACTTTTCACCTTCGATCTGGGCACGCTTGCGAAAACCAAGCTAGTTGATCTGGAAGCGGATAACAGCGTCACGCGCTCCAATGATGGGCGGGTCGACCCGTATGGCGGCTTTTGGATCGGCACTATGGGCAAGAACGCCGAGCTGGATGCGGGCGCGATCTACCGATATTACAAGGGCGAGCTGCGCCGACTGTTTGCGCCGATCACCATTTCGAATGCAATTTGCTTCTCTCCTGACGGCGGCTCGGCCTACTTCACCGACACATATTTTTCTCGTGTGATGCAGGTCGCTTTGGACCATGACGGATGGCCGCGAGGCGCGCCGACACGGTTTGTCGATCTTAGCGAGGAAAGCCTGAACCCGGATGGCGCGATTACCACCGATGACGGCGATGTGCTGATCGCCCTCTGGGGCGCTGCAAAAGTCGCACAATACGGCCCTAACGGCGTGTTGAAGGGCAGCTTTTCGATGCCATCCGACCATATCACCTGCCCCGCCTTGGGTGGGCCGGATATGACCACCCTGTTTGCGACCTCCGCCTTGCAAGGATTGTCTGCCGCCAAACGGCATGCGCAGCCAGACGCGGGCAAGACCTATGCCATTGAAACCCTTTTGCGGGGCCTCCCCGCACCGCAGTTCATCCTGTAA